From Phocoena phocoena chromosome 16, mPhoPho1.1, whole genome shotgun sequence, a single genomic window includes:
- the KCNIP2 gene encoding Kv channel-interacting protein 2 isoform X2, which translates to MRGQGRKESLSDSRDLDGSYDQLTGHPPGPTKKALKQRFLKLLPCCGPQALPSVSETLAAPASLRPHRPRPLDPDSVEDEFELSTVCHRPEGLEQLQEQTKFTRKELQVLYRGFKNECPSGIVNEENFKQIYSQFFPQGDSSTYATFLFNAFDTNHDGSVSFEDFVAGLSVILRGTTDDRLNWAFNLYDLNKDGCITKEEMLDIMKSIYDMMGKYTYPALREEAPREHVESFFQKMDRNKDGVVTIEEFIESCQKDENIMRSMQLFDNVI; encoded by the exons ATGCGGGGCCAGGGCCGTAAGGAGAGTTTGTCCGATTCCCGAGACCTGGACGGATCCTATGACCAGCTCACGG GCCACCCTCCAGGGCCCACTAAAAAAGCGCTGAAGCAGCGGTTCCTCAAGCTGCTGCCTTGCTGCGGGCCCCAAGCCCTGCCCTCAGTCAGTGAAA CATTAGCCGCCCCAGCCTCCCTCCGCCCCCACAGACCCCGCCCGCTGGACCCAG ACAGCGTGGAGGATGAGTTTGAACTGTCCACCGTGTGTCACCGGCCCGAGGGTCTGGAGCAGCTGCAGGAGCAAACCAAGTTCACGCGCAAAGAGCTACAGGTCCTGTACCGGGGTTTCAAAAAC GAATGTCCCAGCGGAATTGTCAATGAGGAGAACTTCAAGCAGATTTATTCCCAGTTCTTTCCTCAAGGAG ACTCCAGCACATATGCCACTTTTCTCTTCAATGCCTTTGACACCAACCATGATGGCTCAGTCAGTTTTGAG GACTTTGTGGCTGGTTTGTCAGTGATTCTTCGGGGAACCACAGATGACAGGCTGAACTGGGCTTTCAACCTGTATGACCTCAACAAGGATGGCTGCATCACCAAGGAG GAAATGCTTGATATCATGAAGTCCATCTATGACATGATGGGCAAGTATACATATCCTGCACTCCGGGAGGAGGCCCCAAGGGAACACGTGGAGAGCTTCTTCCAG AAGATGGACAGGAACAAAGATGGCGTGGTGACTATTGAGGAATTCATTGAATCTTGTCAAAAG GACGAGAACATCATGAGGTCCATGCAGCTCTTTGACAATGTCATCTAG
- the KCNIP2 gene encoding Kv channel-interacting protein 2 isoform X6 gives MNRCPRRCRSPLGQAARSLYQLVTGSLSPDSVEDEFELSTVCHRPEGLEQLQEQTKFTRKELQVLYRGFKNECPSGIVNEENFKQIYSQFFPQGDSSTYATFLFNAFDTNHDGSVSFEDFVAGLSVILRGTTDDRLNWAFNLYDLNKDGCITKEEMLDIMKSIYDMMGKYTYPALREEAPREHVESFFQKMDRNKDGVVTIEEFIESCQKDENIMRSMQLFDNVI, from the exons ATGAACAGATGCCCCCGCAGGTGCCGGAGCCCGTTGGGGCAGGCAGCGCGATCCCTCTACCAGCTGGTGACTGGGTCGCTGTCGCCAG ACAGCGTGGAGGATGAGTTTGAACTGTCCACCGTGTGTCACCGGCCCGAGGGTCTGGAGCAGCTGCAGGAGCAAACCAAGTTCACGCGCAAAGAGCTACAGGTCCTGTACCGGGGTTTCAAAAAC GAATGTCCCAGCGGAATTGTCAATGAGGAGAACTTCAAGCAGATTTATTCCCAGTTCTTTCCTCAAGGAG ACTCCAGCACATATGCCACTTTTCTCTTCAATGCCTTTGACACCAACCATGATGGCTCAGTCAGTTTTGAG GACTTTGTGGCTGGTTTGTCAGTGATTCTTCGGGGAACCACAGATGACAGGCTGAACTGGGCTTTCAACCTGTATGACCTCAACAAGGATGGCTGCATCACCAAGGAG GAAATGCTTGATATCATGAAGTCCATCTATGACATGATGGGCAAGTATACATATCCTGCACTCCGGGAGGAGGCCCCAAGGGAACACGTGGAGAGCTTCTTCCAG AAGATGGACAGGAACAAAGATGGCGTGGTGACTATTGAGGAATTCATTGAATCTTGTCAAAAG GACGAGAACATCATGAGGTCCATGCAGCTCTTTGACAATGTCATCTAG
- the KCNIP2 gene encoding Kv channel-interacting protein 2 isoform X3, with protein MRGQGRKESLSDSRDLDGSYDQLTGHPPGPTKKALKQRFLKLLPCCGPQALPSVSENSVEDEFELSTVCHRPEGLEQLQEQTKFTRKELQVLYRGFKNECPSGIVNEENFKQIYSQFFPQGDSSTYATFLFNAFDTNHDGSVSFEDFVAGLSVILRGTTDDRLNWAFNLYDLNKDGCITKEEMLDIMKSIYDMMGKYTYPALREEAPREHVESFFQKMDRNKDGVVTIEEFIESCQKDENIMRSMQLFDNVI; from the exons ATGCGGGGCCAGGGCCGTAAGGAGAGTTTGTCCGATTCCCGAGACCTGGACGGATCCTATGACCAGCTCACGG GCCACCCTCCAGGGCCCACTAAAAAAGCGCTGAAGCAGCGGTTCCTCAAGCTGCTGCCTTGCTGCGGGCCCCAAGCCCTGCCCTCAGTCAGTGAAA ACAGCGTGGAGGATGAGTTTGAACTGTCCACCGTGTGTCACCGGCCCGAGGGTCTGGAGCAGCTGCAGGAGCAAACCAAGTTCACGCGCAAAGAGCTACAGGTCCTGTACCGGGGTTTCAAAAAC GAATGTCCCAGCGGAATTGTCAATGAGGAGAACTTCAAGCAGATTTATTCCCAGTTCTTTCCTCAAGGAG ACTCCAGCACATATGCCACTTTTCTCTTCAATGCCTTTGACACCAACCATGATGGCTCAGTCAGTTTTGAG GACTTTGTGGCTGGTTTGTCAGTGATTCTTCGGGGAACCACAGATGACAGGCTGAACTGGGCTTTCAACCTGTATGACCTCAACAAGGATGGCTGCATCACCAAGGAG GAAATGCTTGATATCATGAAGTCCATCTATGACATGATGGGCAAGTATACATATCCTGCACTCCGGGAGGAGGCCCCAAGGGAACACGTGGAGAGCTTCTTCCAG AAGATGGACAGGAACAAAGATGGCGTGGTGACTATTGAGGAATTCATTGAATCTTGTCAAAAG GACGAGAACATCATGAGGTCCATGCAGCTCTTTGACAATGTCATCTAG
- the KCNIP2 gene encoding Kv channel-interacting protein 2 isoform X7, protein MRGQGRKESLSDSRDLDGSYDQLTDSVEDEFELSTVCHRPEGLEQLQEQTKFTRKELQVLYRGFKNECPSGIVNEENFKQIYSQFFPQGDSSTYATFLFNAFDTNHDGSVSFEDFVAGLSVILRGTTDDRLNWAFNLYDLNKDGCITKEEMLDIMKSIYDMMGKYTYPALREEAPREHVESFFQKMDRNKDGVVTIEEFIESCQKDENIMRSMQLFDNVI, encoded by the exons ATGCGGGGCCAGGGCCGTAAGGAGAGTTTGTCCGATTCCCGAGACCTGGACGGATCCTATGACCAGCTCACGG ACAGCGTGGAGGATGAGTTTGAACTGTCCACCGTGTGTCACCGGCCCGAGGGTCTGGAGCAGCTGCAGGAGCAAACCAAGTTCACGCGCAAAGAGCTACAGGTCCTGTACCGGGGTTTCAAAAAC GAATGTCCCAGCGGAATTGTCAATGAGGAGAACTTCAAGCAGATTTATTCCCAGTTCTTTCCTCAAGGAG ACTCCAGCACATATGCCACTTTTCTCTTCAATGCCTTTGACACCAACCATGATGGCTCAGTCAGTTTTGAG GACTTTGTGGCTGGTTTGTCAGTGATTCTTCGGGGAACCACAGATGACAGGCTGAACTGGGCTTTCAACCTGTATGACCTCAACAAGGATGGCTGCATCACCAAGGAG GAAATGCTTGATATCATGAAGTCCATCTATGACATGATGGGCAAGTATACATATCCTGCACTCCGGGAGGAGGCCCCAAGGGAACACGTGGAGAGCTTCTTCCAG AAGATGGACAGGAACAAAGATGGCGTGGTGACTATTGAGGAATTCATTGAATCTTGTCAAAAG GACGAGAACATCATGAGGTCCATGCAGCTCTTTGACAATGTCATCTAG
- the KCNIP2 gene encoding Kv channel-interacting protein 2 isoform X4 produces MRGQGRKESLSDSRDLDGSYDQLTDSVEDEFELSTVCHRPEGLEQLQEQTKFTRKELQVLYRGFKNPGVLSLPSVWFPSLRYPQECPSGIVNEENFKQIYSQFFPQGDSSTYATFLFNAFDTNHDGSVSFEDFVAGLSVILRGTTDDRLNWAFNLYDLNKDGCITKEEMLDIMKSIYDMMGKYTYPALREEAPREHVESFFQKMDRNKDGVVTIEEFIESCQKDENIMRSMQLFDNVI; encoded by the exons ATGCGGGGCCAGGGCCGTAAGGAGAGTTTGTCCGATTCCCGAGACCTGGACGGATCCTATGACCAGCTCACGG ACAGCGTGGAGGATGAGTTTGAACTGTCCACCGTGTGTCACCGGCCCGAGGGTCTGGAGCAGCTGCAGGAGCAAACCAAGTTCACGCGCAAAGAGCTACAGGTCCTGTACCGGGGTTTCAAAAAC CCT GGGGTTTTGTCTCTTCCTTCAGTCTGGTTTCCTTCCCTACGCTACCCCCAGGAATGTCCCAGCGGAATTGTCAATGAGGAGAACTTCAAGCAGATTTATTCCCAGTTCTTTCCTCAAGGAG ACTCCAGCACATATGCCACTTTTCTCTTCAATGCCTTTGACACCAACCATGATGGCTCAGTCAGTTTTGAG GACTTTGTGGCTGGTTTGTCAGTGATTCTTCGGGGAACCACAGATGACAGGCTGAACTGGGCTTTCAACCTGTATGACCTCAACAAGGATGGCTGCATCACCAAGGAG GAAATGCTTGATATCATGAAGTCCATCTATGACATGATGGGCAAGTATACATATCCTGCACTCCGGGAGGAGGCCCCAAGGGAACACGTGGAGAGCTTCTTCCAG AAGATGGACAGGAACAAAGATGGCGTGGTGACTATTGAGGAATTCATTGAATCTTGTCAAAAG GACGAGAACATCATGAGGTCCATGCAGCTCTTTGACAATGTCATCTAG
- the KCNIP2 gene encoding Kv channel-interacting protein 2 isoform X5 yields MNLEGLEMVAVLVVLALFVKVLEQFGLFEPVSLEDSVEDEFELSTVCHRPEGLEQLQEQTKFTRKELQVLYRGFKNECPSGIVNEENFKQIYSQFFPQGDSSTYATFLFNAFDTNHDGSVSFEDFVAGLSVILRGTTDDRLNWAFNLYDLNKDGCITKEEMLDIMKSIYDMMGKYTYPALREEAPREHVESFFQKMDRNKDGVVTIEEFIESCQKDENIMRSMQLFDNVI; encoded by the exons ATGAACCTGGAAGGGCTGGAGATGGTCGCTGTGCTTGTGGTCCTCGCTCTGTTTGTCAAGGTCCTGGAGCAGTTTGGCCTCTTTGAGCCTGTCTCCTTAGAAG ACAGCGTGGAGGATGAGTTTGAACTGTCCACCGTGTGTCACCGGCCCGAGGGTCTGGAGCAGCTGCAGGAGCAAACCAAGTTCACGCGCAAAGAGCTACAGGTCCTGTACCGGGGTTTCAAAAAC GAATGTCCCAGCGGAATTGTCAATGAGGAGAACTTCAAGCAGATTTATTCCCAGTTCTTTCCTCAAGGAG ACTCCAGCACATATGCCACTTTTCTCTTCAATGCCTTTGACACCAACCATGATGGCTCAGTCAGTTTTGAG GACTTTGTGGCTGGTTTGTCAGTGATTCTTCGGGGAACCACAGATGACAGGCTGAACTGGGCTTTCAACCTGTATGACCTCAACAAGGATGGCTGCATCACCAAGGAG GAAATGCTTGATATCATGAAGTCCATCTATGACATGATGGGCAAGTATACATATCCTGCACTCCGGGAGGAGGCCCCAAGGGAACACGTGGAGAGCTTCTTCCAG AAGATGGACAGGAACAAAGATGGCGTGGTGACTATTGAGGAATTCATTGAATCTTGTCAAAAG GACGAGAACATCATGAGGTCCATGCAGCTCTTTGACAATGTCATCTAG
- the KCNIP2 gene encoding Kv channel-interacting protein 2 isoform X1 yields MRGQGRKESLSDSRDLDGSYDQLTGHPPGPTKKALKQRFLKLLPCCGPQALPSVSETGRVLRFLGDSSLPSALAAPASLRPHRPRPLDPDSVEDEFELSTVCHRPEGLEQLQEQTKFTRKELQVLYRGFKNECPSGIVNEENFKQIYSQFFPQGDSSTYATFLFNAFDTNHDGSVSFEDFVAGLSVILRGTTDDRLNWAFNLYDLNKDGCITKEEMLDIMKSIYDMMGKYTYPALREEAPREHVESFFQKMDRNKDGVVTIEEFIESCQKDENIMRSMQLFDNVI; encoded by the exons ATGCGGGGCCAGGGCCGTAAGGAGAGTTTGTCCGATTCCCGAGACCTGGACGGATCCTATGACCAGCTCACGG GCCACCCTCCAGGGCCCACTAAAAAAGCGCTGAAGCAGCGGTTCCTCAAGCTGCTGCCTTGCTGCGGGCCCCAAGCCCTGCCCTCAGTCAGTGAAA CTGGCCGGGTCCTCCGCTTTCTCGGTGACAGTTCGCTCCCTTCAGCATTAGCCGCCCCAGCCTCCCTCCGCCCCCACAGACCCCGCCCGCTGGACCCAG ACAGCGTGGAGGATGAGTTTGAACTGTCCACCGTGTGTCACCGGCCCGAGGGTCTGGAGCAGCTGCAGGAGCAAACCAAGTTCACGCGCAAAGAGCTACAGGTCCTGTACCGGGGTTTCAAAAAC GAATGTCCCAGCGGAATTGTCAATGAGGAGAACTTCAAGCAGATTTATTCCCAGTTCTTTCCTCAAGGAG ACTCCAGCACATATGCCACTTTTCTCTTCAATGCCTTTGACACCAACCATGATGGCTCAGTCAGTTTTGAG GACTTTGTGGCTGGTTTGTCAGTGATTCTTCGGGGAACCACAGATGACAGGCTGAACTGGGCTTTCAACCTGTATGACCTCAACAAGGATGGCTGCATCACCAAGGAG GAAATGCTTGATATCATGAAGTCCATCTATGACATGATGGGCAAGTATACATATCCTGCACTCCGGGAGGAGGCCCCAAGGGAACACGTGGAGAGCTTCTTCCAG AAGATGGACAGGAACAAAGATGGCGTGGTGACTATTGAGGAATTCATTGAATCTTGTCAAAAG GACGAGAACATCATGAGGTCCATGCAGCTCTTTGACAATGTCATCTAG